The Amblyraja radiata isolate CabotCenter1 chromosome 1, sAmbRad1.1.pri, whole genome shotgun sequence genome contains a region encoding:
- the aasdh gene encoding beta-alanine-activating enzyme isoform X3 — MTNVDSFASEPRSTENVIHTKVGVLKEERLQTTDKDKINHASKHVDCHGFLAYILQTSGTTGAPKIVRVPHQCIVPNIQHLMSIFDVSSDDVIFMASPLTFDPSIIEIFLALCSGATLLIVPTVIKMMPKRLTKVLFSHHKVSIMQATPTLIKSFGSKILTSVVLSTNSSLRVLALGGEAFPSLHVLKGWREKGNKTQIFNLYGITEVSCWATYYKIPEETLHCTGRHEGHVPLGVPLSGTILNVMDDSGQVIQEGEGQVFIGGKERICFLNEEITVSPGTMRATGDWVIVKGGQMYYLGRKDNQIKRHGKRVNLESIQLVAESLKQVEACVMTKCDQDKLILFVVPRGLPEQQNTSSIDFCRGILSDLGKLVSSHAIPDDVVQIGSIPFTAHGKIDQRALIRIYHEKTKSLNSDHMLTKKELWEGIHRLWKVVLHLPEDHADASDHCMFLYSGGDSLKALRLVEEIETLVKQRIFGLIEVILNSPVLDIYNYISNAIFCEIEKKEKLGDKSNRRTTPKKMKDKSAGFYSKQITQWKSITINDSIATISRGSQITKLHVNLNSDNSADKLGIQEDNVLTDGDSNGEEKKGLNFLNLPENMNENISLTEEKMPLKNNWLELFGNQIVNPLHGDEKFIPDNLSSYRGTISFKVRWKSDTAKCVDASPLLVISGNNGTDVTVYIGSHSHRLQAIDIFSGEIKWERILGDRIESSACLSRCGNFIIVGCYDGYIYVLRRVDGETYWTFYTQNSVKSSPIVDPDLGLVFIGSHDQHVYALDILDKVCAWKLHCGRGAVFSTPYLNKSPRLLYVATLGESLIAVNPDSGSTVWKRSCGKPLFSSPQCTSRSVYIGCVDGSLHCFSHNGDQLWQFSTGGPIFSSPCIYHFSATKQKIIFGSYDSFVYCLNEDGDLVWKFETSKQVYAVPFLYPNSDFNGRTLVAVMSTDGSLWILVAATGELITSYSLPGEVFSSPVIWENKLIVGCRNNYVYCVEMSTLEEKSPR, encoded by the exons ATGACAAATGTGGATTCCTTTGCTTCAGAACCCAGAAGCACAGAAAACGTCATTCACACCAAAGTGGGTGTTTTAAAAGAAGAGAGATTACAGACTACTgacaaagataaaataaatcatgcATCTAAACATGTTGACTGCCATGGTTTCTTGGCCTACATTTTGCAAACTTCAGGTACTACAGGAGCACCAAAAATTGTCCGAGTACCTCATCAGTGCATTGTTCCCAATATACAGCATCTCAT gtCAATCTTTGATGTTTCATCAGATGATGTAATATTTATGGCCTCTCCTCTGACATTCGACCCCTCAATTATTGAAATATTTCTGGCCCTGTGCAGTGGAGCTACACTGCTTATTGTTCCAACAGTTATTAAAATGATGCCAAAGAGACTAACAAAAGTTCTTTTTAGTCATCATAAGGTGTCTATAATGCAG GCCACCCCGACGTTAATTAAAAGTTTTGGATCCAAAATTTTGACATCTGTAGTGCTTTCAACTAATTCATCATTGCGTGTGTTAGCACTTGGTGGAGAAGCATTTCCTTCATTACATGTACTAAAAGGCTGGCgtgaaaaaggaaataaaactCAAATTTTCAACCTTTATGGGATCACGGAAGTGTCATGCTGGGCCACATACTACAAAATTCCTGAAGAAACTCTGCATTGTACTGGACG ACATGAAGGCCATGTGCCTTTAGGAGTCCCACTTTCAGGAACCATTTTGAATGTTATGGATGACTCTGGCCAAGTAATCCAGGAAGGAGAAGGACAAGTTTTTATAG GTGGTAAGGAACGAATATGCTTTCTAAATGAAGAAATAACTGTGTCCCCGGGAACTATGAGAGCTACTGGGGACTGGGTAATTGTTAAAGGTGGACAAATGTATTATTTAGGTCGTAAAGACAACCAGATTAAACGTCATGGGAAACGTGTCAATCTTGAAAGCATACAACTG GTAGCTGAAAGCTTGAAGCAAGTGGAGGCCTGTGTAATGACGAAATGTGATCAGGATAAGCTGATTCTGTTTGTTGTGCCCAGGGGCTTACCTGAACAACAGAATACGAGTTCCATTGATTTCTGCAGAGGTATACTCTCTGATCTTGGAAAGCTGGTCTCTTCACATGCTATTCCAGATGACGTTGTCCAGATCGGTTCCATACCATTTACAGCTCATG GCAAAATAGACCAACGCGCTTTGATTCGGATTTACCATGAAAAGACAAAGAGCTTAAATTCAGATCACATGCTGACGAAGAAAGAACTTTGGGAAGGTATTCATCGACTTTGGAAG GTTGTTCTCCATCTTCCAGAAGATCATGCGGATGCTTCTGACCATTGCATGTTCCTATACAGTGGAGGGGATTCATTAAAAGCTTTGAGGCTTGTAGAAGAAATAGAGACACTTGTAAAACAAAGGATATTTGGACTTATTGAAGTAATTTTAAATAGCCCAGTTCTAGATATTTACAATTATATAAGCAATGCAATATTTTGTGAAATTGAGAAGAAGGAAAAACTTGGTGATAAAAGTAACAGAAGGACAACACCAAAAAAGATGAAAGATAAAAGTGCAGGATTTTATTCCAAACAAATTACCCAGTGGAAATCAATAACCATTAATGATAGCATTGCTACTATAAGTAGAGGGAGTCAGATCACAAAACTGCatgtaaatttaaattctgataaCTCTGCAGATAAACTTGGTATACAAGAAGATAATGTGCTGACTGATGGTGATTCAAATGGAGAGGAAAAGAAGGGACTTAATTTTTTGAATTTGCCTGAAAATATGAATGAAAACATATCATTAACTGAAGAAAAAATGCCACTCAAGAATAACTGGTTGGAGTTGTTTGGAAACCAAATAGTAAATCCATTACATGGTGATGAGAAATTCATCCCAGATAATCTCTCATCTTATCGTGGAACTATATCATTTAAAGTTAGATGGAAGTCTGACACTGCGAAATGTGTGGATGCATCTCCTCTCCTGGTGATATCGGGGAATAATGGCACAGATGTAACCGTGTACATTGGATCTCACTCTCACAGGCTGCAAGCAATTGATATTTTTTCTGGAGAAataaaatgggagaggattcttggaGATCGGATTGAGTCGTCTGCTTGTTTGTCCAGATGTGGAAACTTTATTATCGTGG GTTGCTACGATGGTTACATATATGTACTGAGAAGAGTAGATGGGGAAACATACTGGACTTTTTACACACAGAATTCAGTGAAAAGTTCTCCTATTGTAGACCCTGACTTGGGATTGGTCTTCATTGGATCACACGACCAACATGTCTATGCTTTGGATATTCTT GATAAAGTCTGTGCCTGGAAATTGCACTGTGGCAGAGGTGCTGTGTTCTCAACTCCTTATTTGAACAAATCGCCAAGGCTactttatgtggcaactcttgGGGAATCATTGATTGCTGTCAATCCA GACTCCGGAAGTACGGTCTGGAAACGTTCCTGTGGCAAGCCCTTATTTTCTTCCCCACAGTGTACTTCTCGGTCTGTGTATATAGGTTGTGTTGATGGGAGCCTGCATTGCTTTAGCCACAATGGTGATCAG CTGTGGCAGTTTTCAACAGGAGGCCCTATTTTTTCTTCACCATGCATCTACCACTTTTCTGcaacaaaacagaaaataataTTTGGATCTTATGACTCTTTTGTGTACTGCTTGAATGAAGATGGAGATCTTGTGTGGAAGTTTGAAACAAGCAAGCAAGTATATGCAGTTCCATTTCTTTATCCCAACTCCGATTTTAATGGCAGGACATTGGTTGCTGTGATGTCCACAGATGGAAGTTTATGGATCCTTGTTGCTGCAACAGGAGAATTGATTACTTCATATTCCCTTCCAGGTGAAGTCTTTTCTTCACCAGTCATATGGGAAAATAAACTTATTGTAGGTTGCAGAAATAACTATGTGTACTGTGTGGAGATGTCTACACTAGAAGAAAAAAGCCCTAGATGA